ATGTTTTGTCCATTGATATCTCCCCAATCCGTGCACAAACAAAGACCATGCATCGTCTTTTGGCAAGCGATCCATCATTACATCACCTTGCCCCGAAGATCTTCGAGCTTGCCGAAATTCCGATTGGAGAATTCCCATCCCTTTCGGTGTTGATATTAGGATAATTGGGATACCGACCTCATTTACGAGCGTCACAAAGTAATTGAGCACTTTTTCTGCACCACTGCTTGATGTCGTAAGATGTTGGATCTCATCTATGATAAGAACGCCCAAATTGATTGAACGTGCAATTTGTCCCATGAGTGGCAATAATACATTTGTGCTAAGTCGGGATTTTTTCCCGTACTTCCCGAAGTAATTGGAGCCTATAAGCTGATCTACTTTTGCCATAAAATCGAGGGACAGCGATTTCAATGACCCGTCAAATGGCGTTTCCAGTTTGATCCACGGAATTTGTATCATGCTCAGTTCTTTTCCTTGATAGCTGGAGTGGACAATCACTTGTGGAATTAATCGTATGATCCGATTGACAGAGGTCGTCTTTCCCATGCCTGAAATTCCTACGATTGACATGGCAAATGCCGTTGCGTTTCGTACATAGTTTTGGAACACCCCTCGCTCAATATCTCTCCAACCTTGTTGAAAGGATTGAGCATACTCTGGAGAGAATGGATTCCGCCCCACATAAGACTGCCGTAAGATTCGTGATATCCGTTGCTCCAGCTCCAAATGTATAGGAAGAGGTTGAAAGTATTGAAAGATACGCTGAACCAGATGCATCCGATACAAAGCATCAAGATTTCGCTCTTCTTCACCAATATAGGGATAATTACCGATCTTCTCGGCAACTTCAACTTTGTTGTAAATAAGCGGGAGTGCCTCAATGAGCGGATTATTTTGATACTCCAAAATTGGCTGTTCTTTGTACTGAGCGGCAACCGCCAATGTTCCGTTTGAAAGCTTAATCATGGTTTCCATGCAAGCCCTCCTTTTGCTTCTTCCTCAACAACTGAATTTCATCAAGCATGAAATCGTCCTCTTCGGAATCATTTGGCTTCCTTGAATTCTGAGGCTCTTCACGCCCCAATACGAACATTTCTGATTCTCTGTTCCTCTGCTTTTCAGCATCCCGATTCGTTCGAATTCCTTTTAATCTGGCAGTCTTGGATTGAGTAGTCTGTTCACCACGTGTTTTTCTTGTGGCGTCCTGAACAATGGATTCAATCTCGGCGGCAAGCGAGATCCGATCCCCTAATTCTTTTTCTTCATATGCCGCGTGTTCTTTCTGTTCCCATTCCAATAAGTAACTCACATCATCCAAGGTCTGATCTTTATAACGAGATTGTGATTCCAACAAGTAGCAAACTTCGAATTCCGTTCGGCTCAGACGCAAATATATATTCGAAACGTTCCGAGGATCGTAATTAACAGGAACTTCCCATAGCCCACTTGACCGAGCCTTTGTAAACCACCTCTGCTTGAGGGCGTTTTCCGATCCATAATACATACCGTTGAAGCGGATTCCCCTTTGAGTCACTACTGCAAGACCTTGGGGCATTAAGTTGAAACGAAGCACATCTTGCGGTACATGACGAAGTTTTCCAGAATGATTTTTCATGCCGAATTCCCAAAGTCGAATGGGGATGGG
The genomic region above belongs to Ferviditalea candida and contains:
- a CDS encoding ATP-binding protein yields the protein METMIKLSNGTLAVAAQYKEQPILEYQNNPLIEALPLIYNKVEVAEKIGNYPYIGEEERNLDALYRMHLVQRIFQYFQPLPIHLELEQRISRILRQSYVGRNPFSPEYAQSFQQGWRDIERGVFQNYVRNATAFAMSIVGISGMGKTTSVNRIIRLIPQVIVHSSYQGKELSMIQIPWIKLETPFDGSLKSLSLDFMAKVDQLIGSNYFGKYGKKSRLSTNVLLPLMGQIARSINLGVLIIDEIQHLTTSSSGAEKVLNYFVTLVNEVGIPIILISTPKGMGILQSEFRQARRSSGQGDVMMDRLPKDDAWSLFVHGLGRYQWTKHVVEIDEELSAALYETSMGIVDLACKIFAASQMRSISTGKEKLTPSLIRKVADEQFKLLKPMMEALKSGKLSKLAAYEDIVIPDISDFVAKEQIKVDIGMLMRKETTSRIQQLSKLKEDTVLRLKFLGVPEKDAENLVEQVLLENPEQTDVSYIVQEAYKLHISEKPKCEKMQLVNRGNDLRGIVKAGKEEGMSAYDALRQAGYIKADYGTERSVAG